The following is a genomic window from Spirosoma foliorum.
TCCTCTTTTGACTCGCTAAACGAAATGAGATTGTAGTCTTTATGGGCAAGTGTATGATTTCCTAATTCAAAGCTAGCATCGAGCCATAGTTTTAATAGGTTGATCTGGCTTGAATCGGGTTGATGATTGGCCAGTAACGAATTGCCGATAACAAATCCAATTGCCGGAACCTGAAACGTTGTACAGTGCGAAAGTAGTTTTTTCGTTAACTGTAATCGGCCTGACGGGGATCGATAAACCTTCGATACAGTCGGCAGATCATCAATGGTAATGGCTATTTTTTTCTGTGCCTGTGCCGTATAGGCTAGAAAAAGTATCAGAATGATCAATAGGCGCATGGGCTGAAGCAGGCTAAGAACTGTATTGGCTCAACCACTCTTCTTCTTTCGCCCGCATCTGGGCCGCTTCTTCATCGGTTTTGTCGTAGTAGCCGCATAGATGAAGCAGGCCGTGAGCCAACACGCGTCGCATTTCCTGCTCAGACGATACGCCTAGTTGGGCAGCATTGTCGGCAACTCGCTCGACACTGACGAAAATATCGCCTTCGATTTTATCATCTTCCTCGCTCTGATCGAACGTAATGATGTCGGTATAATAGTCGTGCTGAAGGTAGTCGCGGTTAACTTGTAGCACATGCTCATCGGAGCAGAAAATATAGTTTAAGTCTCCCACGGCAAAGCCTTCCCGCTCAACCTGTTGCTTCAGCCACTGGCGGGTTACTTGCTTCTTCGGAAGCTTATAAGGCACATCTTCATTAAAAAAGCGAATCATAAAGTCGGACTATCAATCATTTATGTAAAAGATTGAAGGGCAAAATTAAGGCGATTGGTCAAATTAATTTCGTTAGGTCAGGCCAAACGTATCGATAAGCTTCTGATGAGCCTCCATCTGCGGTTTCGTGCGTAACCAATTCCCGATTGACTCCGCCCAGGTGCGCATAGAATTTTTGAGCACTGGTATTTTGCTTCAATACCCACAAATAGAAACCTGATTGGGGGTTTTTCGTGTAGACCCACCGCGCTGCCGATTTGATCAGAATAGTGCCAATTCCCTGGCCTTTCTGCTCGGCCTGAACGTGCAAGTTGTCGAGTAGGGCTCCGTAAACAGGATCTTCGTCGGCATACGTACAGGAAAAGCCACAAACTAAACCTGCCGATTCGGCTACGATAATGTGCTGATTTGGCTTAGGTTGACTCAGCCGACTGTGCCAGGTTTTACGTCTATTTTCAAGTACGGGACCATCTAAAAACTCATCTCTCCAAATACCTCTGTAGTTTTGCTGCCAACTAAGGCTATGCAGTTGAGCAATCTGCTCGGCATCGGTAGGAGTAGCTTCTCGATAAGTAATCATAGCCCCGTTAAACGTAGTTGGGCAAAGATAAAAAGCCCGGTATTGGTTTACGAATTCACCCTACAATTATGAATCAGTCTATGAAAGCAATTTATCTCGAAGGCATTCACCAACCTGTTCAACTGATTGATGCGCCAGTTCCTACAGCTGGCCCAGGTGAGGTACTGATCAAACTGCAAGCCGCTTCCCTGAATCATCGGGATGTATTCGTGCAGCAGGGGTTATATCCGGGAATCAAATTGCCAGTTATTCTGGGTTCTGATGGGGCCGGTGTCGTTGTTGATACGGGCGAAGGTGTCGATTCAGATTGGCAGGGTCAGGCAGTTATTATCAATCCAGCCATGAATTGGGGCGATAATCCGAAGTTCTACGGTGCTGATTTTCAGATTCTGGGCATGCCTACCAACGGTACTTTTGCCGATTTTGTAGTTGTCAGCAGTCGATATATCCATCACAAACCGCAGCATCTGACCTTCGAGCAGGCGGCTGCATTGCCGCTGGCTGGTTTAACGGCATGGCGAGCACTCATGACAAAAGCGGGGTTGAATCAGCGTGGTGGGAATGAGCCAGAAAAGGTATTGATTACGGGTATTGGTGGAGGTGCCGCCTTGTATGCCTTGCAATTTGCCGTAGCCGTTGGGGCCGAAGTCTGGGTTACGTCGGGTTCTGATGAAAAGTTAGAAAAAGCGAAAGAAATCGGTGCCACGGGCGGAGTCAATTATCGTCAGGACGACTGGCATAAAACTTTATTGACGCAAGTTGGAGCTGGAAAAAGTGGCTACTTCGATGTTATCATTGATAGTGCAGGTGGATCTGGTTTCGCTAAACTCATTGATGTGGCAGCTCCGGGCGGACGGATTGCTTTCTTTGGCGGAACAACAGGCGCTATTACCAACATTAGTCCCCCCAAAGTATTTTTCAAACAACTTTCCATTTTCGGGACTACGATGGGTACCGAAAGCGAGTTTGCCGACATGATTAAGTTGGTAAATGATCAGCAGATTGTGCCCGTTTTAGACGAGGTTTTCCCGCTTGCTGCTATCGAAACGGCTATGACTAAAATGGAGACGGGCAAGCAATTCGGTAAAATTATTCTCTCAATAGATAGCTAATCGGTTACCATATTAACGTAAGGTTAACAGATGTACCTATTTATTCGAAAATTCAGCAGTAATATTTTCTCAAATCGAAGTTATCCACAATCAACATGTGGATAACTAACGACTTACACACATTTTCGTAATTAGCCCTTTAAAACAACTCATCATTCAATAGGGACGATTTACCTTTGTAGCATGGCTACATTGATGCACTCAGTTGCCCAGCTAGTATCAGAACGATTAGCAGTTTATAAACATAGAGGCCTGCTTCGTCAACTCCGAACAGCCGATGGTTTAGTTGATTTTTGCTCGAACGATTACCTGGGTTTTGCCCGGTCGGCCGAACTGAAAGCGGCTATCCAAAAAATGGATAAAGCACAGAAACGTGCTCGTATTGGCGCTACAGGATCGCGGTTATTGGCCGGGCAAACTACCCTGGCTAATGTGGTTGAAGAAGAACTAGCTCGATTTTACGGTACCGAAGCCGCGTTGATTTTCAATTCGGGTTATGATGCCAATCTGGGTTTACTGTCCTGCCTACCCCGAAAAGGAGACACCCTTCTGACCGACGAGCTAATTCACGCCAGTATGATTGATGGCGCTCGGCTCAGCTATGCAACCCGCCATCGCTTTCGACATAATGACTTACAGGATCTGGAAGATAAACTTAAACAGACGAATGAGTCTCCATTAGAAGGGCAGGTGTTTGTAGCAGTTGAATCCATTTACTCAATGGATGGCGATGCGGCCCCTTTGTGTGAAATAGCCGACCTCTGTGACCGTTATCACGCGGCTTTGATTGTCGATGAAGCCCACGCAACGGGTCTTTATGGGTCAAATGGAGAAGGTTTAGTGGCGGCATTGGGTTTGCAGGATCGAGTGTTTGCCCGGGTTCATACATTCGGGAAAGCGTTGGGCGTTCATGGAGCTGCCGTGGTTGGACCAACTGTTCTGCGAGACTACCTCATTAATTTTGCCCGTCCATTCATTTATACAACAGCCTTACCGCCCCACAGCCTGCTCGCTATCCGTTGTGCACATGTGTATGTAACAACAAATACTGCAAACCGGACTCAGTTGTATAAGCGGCTTACGTATTTCCGCCAGCGTGTCAGCGAATTGTTGCCGGATGCTACCTGGACAAACAGTCAATCGCCGATACGATGCTTGCTTGTTCCCGGAAACGACAGTGCTCGTTATGTGGCAAGCGAGGCTCAGGCCATTGGCTTAGATGTGCGGGCTATTTTAAGTCCAACCGTTCCAGTTGGTCAGGAGCGGTTGCGGCTGTGTATTCATTCCTTTAATACGAACGAAGAAATTGACCAGCTATTAACGATTTTACAAAAGACCTTATTGGGCTAACTCAACGGATAAATTTACCATGTCGCATCAAATCATTGTTGCCGGAATTGGCACAGAAATAGGGAAAACGGTTGCATCAGCCGTATTGGTAGAAGCCCTGAAAGCCGATTACTGGAAACCCATTCAATCAGGGGAATTGACAAATTCTGATACGGATGTTGTGCGCGGATTGGTCAGCAATCCGACCTCTCAGTTTCATCCAGAAGCCTATCGATTGACACAACCCCTATCTCCACATGCTGCTGCCGAGATAGACGGAGTGACAATTGATTTAACCGAAATCATTTTACCCGAAACAGACCAAAATCTGATTATCGAGCTGGCTGGGGGATTAATGGTGCCGCTGAATAACCATGATCTAACTATTGATCTGGTGAAGAACCTAGGCTTGCCCGTTATCCTGGTTTCCCGAAATTATCTGGGCAGTATTAACCACACCCTTCTATCGGTCGAAGCCTGCCGAAGTCGGAATATTCCACTGTTGGGCATTCTGTTCAACGGGCCAACCGTTGAGGCTACCGAATCATTTATTCTGTCGTACACTGGATTGCCTTGCCTTGGACGAATAGGGCAGGAGGAGGTTATGAATAAAGAGGTTATTCTAAAGTATGCTTCCTTACTAAGCCAGATAGACCTATAAGGTTTGGGAAACCTTATAGGTCTGAAAGTCACCAGGTTTTTATCAGCTCATCGAATCGCTCTAAGAGAAATTTAGCGGTTGGTCCCGGATTACCGTCGCCAACTGTCAGTTCGCCAATCTGAACAATAGGAAGCACTTTCTTGGTCGAACTAGTTGTAAAGGCTTCGCTGGCGTCATAAAGTTCGGAGAGTAATACCGGCCGCTCTTCGATCTGAAAGTCGTTTTGCGCTAATTGAAGGATTGTTCGGCGGGTAATGCCGTGCAGAATATGCCGATTGGGCGTTATCAGGCGATCGCCTTTCACGATAAAGAAATTGCTTCGGCTCAGCTCACTGATTTCTCCGCCTTTCTGATACAATAGATCGGAAGCGCCAGCCGATTTAATGGCTTGGGCCATTAAAATCACCCGTTTATAGTCCGTGCTTTTCACTTCGGCCATCTCCCGAACATATTCGTCCAGAATTACCTTAATGCCCTTCTCGTATTGAATTGGTGGCACTGGATGAATTGATTCGGTCAGAATAAGCAGATTTGGGCGCTCAATCGAAATGCTATCAGCCGAGTAACCGCCTGTCATTACAAACCGGAAGGCTACATCAACGCCACCGCTGCGCTCAATCAAATCCAGTAAGATGGCGTAAGTTTCATCTTTGCCAATCGGTAGAGGCAGGTGCATCCGGGAGGCAGAATTCTGGAATCGCTCCCAATACCAATCCCACTGAAAAGGACGCCCGTTGTAGGTCAGGAAATAATCGAATAAACCATAGCCCCGAAGTAGGCTAAGATCCGTAACCCCGACAGCCAACTGGTCGGTAGGAGCGATAGTACCGTTGAAATAACCGTAATGCATACATGTAGCGTTGGACTTCCTGACCTCAAAGATAGGGCAAACAGGCTTACTATTCCCTTTGTAGAGCATAGAGAATAATAGCCCGTTTGTCATTTCGACCGTAGGGAGAAATCTCAACTTTAACTAATGAGAAAGTTGAGATTTCTCCCTACAGTCGAAATGACAAACGTAAGCTTAGATTTTTCCATTGAAGGATGTGCGTAACTTCAACATATGAAATCGAGGTTTTCTGTGATGCGAGTACCCTGGTTGATTAGCGTATCCATGTATAAACGGATTCGCTGCTTCGCTATAGCCAGATCGGTATTGTTGAGGTTGATGTTCAGTAAATCAATAAACCAAGGGGGCTTAACCTCACTTACCATATACACATCGGCAATTTCACGAGCTATGGGTAGCGTGGTGGTTTTCGATGCGTCGTAGACATCCTTGTTGGCGGCTTTCAGTAGTTTGTCATATTCCTGATCTAATAATTTTTGATACAACGCTTCCGAAAATACAGCTCCGGCTTTTGTGCCCGTCTCTAGGTCATCCTCCGTAAGAATAGCCCCCTTATGCATCCACTCCCAGAGAATACTCAACCGGATTTCCCCCGTGGCCATATCCTCCATCAGATACAGAATATCATCGTTGCCGAAGAAATCGGCGGGTTTCAGGGCTGCTGCCTGCATCCCCTGACCAAAGGCATTACCATATTGTAGAGCAACACTCAACAGATTCCGCGCACCCCGAATGTCGGTAGGAGCGGGTTCGATGAGAATTAGCCCATCGGCATCCTGCTGGGTATACGTAAGTCGTGGAAATTCGCGGCCTAACTGATTGGCAGCACCAATTTTTTCCCAAACAGGTCGCACAATTTGGACCATTTTCCAGTGGGCAACCCATTTACCACTGGCACCTTCGCGCTGTTCGCGTTCGGCACCGGCCACGGCTTTTTTCATGCTGGCCGAAACGCCTTCTTCGGAACCAACAGGTATGTTAGGTTCCATACCGCCCTGCCAAAGCGCGAAATTACCGTTTTTGTCGGGCGTATTGACGGCCCGTCGGACGCGGTCTTCATAATTACGCATGTAGCCATAGGTCATGGTAATGGCTTCAATATTCGGGTTGATAAAGGTTTTATCCCACGCCATCGCGTCCGATACGCTATTGATATAATCCCAGCGACCCGTGTTGAAACCCACAAAATGCTTACCGAGAACGGCCCGAATTTCCATTAATTGATGGGTAGCTTCGAGCTGCTCAACAAGTACATAGACCTTTATCGCACCAATTTCGAGGCCAACATGATTTTCCAGAGCGCTCAATAGCTCATTCCAAACGCCAGCTTCTTCGGCGGTCTGGATTTTCGGTAGATATAATACGATAGATGACCCCGCTTCCTGTAGCGCCTTATAATTATTGACGACATAAAGTGTGGCATCGACAATAGAAGCGGCTATTGCCACGCCATTTGCATCGCGAATATGCCGATCATCGAGGTGAAGGCCGCGCGCCCGAAATATCTTGGTGGTAAAATCAAGCTGGGTTTTCCAGTCGGCAATTGTTTCTCGCCCTAAAAAGGATTTTGCCCATCGATTCATTTCCGAAGCTACCTGTTCAGCCACTTTTAGAAACAGCGGGTCTTTGTGAATGGCCAGTTTCAGGTTTCGCTGATTATCAAGCGACATGGTGGTGATTTGTCCGAGGGCATCTTCACCATCGAACATCCAGCCATCGGCACCCGAAAGTAGGGCATAAGCCACATTCCGGATACTATTTTCGACCGGGGCATTCGGCTTGGCCGCTGGGCCTGTTCCCTGAATCCACTGCCGTTGTAAATCAGCAGGGATAACAGCTCCGTCAAAATTTCCGTTGCGAGCATCCTGAACGGTGATAGCCGTTCCGGGAATCGTACTCGCTGCATCAAGAAAATTGATTCTTGTCTGACTTTGCTGACGCGTTGCTCTTCGTTGCATGCGCGTAGCCATAACGTCTTTAATGCGGGTATTAAAGTGGGCTAGGGCAGACAATGCCGTAAGGGCTTCGGTAGTATATACATCCTTGTAGATGTCCTGTAAATTATCCCGAATGCTAATGGCTTGGTCGTTCATACGTCTCAATCTACAGTTTAATTAAGGGTTCGGTTAAAACCATCAACTCATTTTTGAAGCGCGCTGTAATTCGCTTTCTTTTGTAAGGCTTCTACAGCTGTTGCCAGATAAACCAGCGGAGCATTCCAGTTGATGGCAATTTCGTTGGAGGCATAGGAGCAGGCATCGTCGAGATAAACCTCGTCGGCAACGGTTGTTGTGTAGCCAGTACATTTATCCTGACGGGCTGCATTGGCATTTGTTCCACCCGATAATAAGCCCGGAACAGGGGCTTCGATACCGTCTGCTACCGAAGGCCGATGGTGTGGGTGTTGAGGTGTTTTGCTGCCAAAACCGGTTACGAACGAATAACCAGTAGCGTTACGGCCTAACAAATAATCGAGATTGCTCAAAGCGGCATCAAGATACGTTCGGTCGTTTGTTAACCGATACGCCTGGATCAAGGCAATACCCTGATTGGCGGCAACGGCACTGCTTCCCCAGATATAATCACTAGCGGACTTACCCATCACCGTTTGAAAAGCCTGTTTATCCACGCCTTCTCGAAGTTGATTGGCAAACTGAATCAGGCGATTGGTCAGTTGCGGCAAATCCTTTTGACCAATGGGAGTCAAGTTTTTAGCTAACCGAGCAAATGAATAATAGGCTAATGTACGGACCTGTGGCCATGAGGGGAGTGGCGTTTTCTCGTCAGGGAATAAGTTGACGGCGGTATAATACGTATCGTCTTTCGTGGTCAGATAAAGTTCCATTGCGGCCCAAATCCATTCGTCGCTGGCATCCCGATCTTCGTAACCGCCCGTTACAACATCCGGGTCGAATTGTCCGTTCATGGCATTCTGATCGTAGCGGGCATTGGGATTCTGCTTCGCCCATTGCCAGGCACGAACGGCGGCTGTTAGGCAGGAATCGGCCAAACCAGGAAGCTCTCGATCGTAAGGCCGAAGCACCCGACTTGCCTGCGCCATCACAGCGGCAAAGTCTAGTGTCGCAGTGCTGCTTTTCTGAACAACGTAGCGATCTTTATCGGCCTTATCGGGCATGATCATTCCATCGAAACGCGCATTGGTCAGCTTATGATAA
Proteins encoded in this region:
- the ybeY gene encoding rRNA maturation RNase YbeY translates to MIRFFNEDVPYKLPKKQVTRQWLKQQVEREGFAVGDLNYIFCSDEHVLQVNRDYLQHDYYTDIITFDQSEEDDKIEGDIFVSVERVADNAAQLGVSSEQEMRRVLAHGLLHLCGYYDKTDEEAAQMRAKEEEWLSQYSS
- a CDS encoding GNAT family N-acetyltransferase, which translates into the protein MITYREATPTDAEQIAQLHSLSWQQNYRGIWRDEFLDGPVLENRRKTWHSRLSQPKPNQHIIVAESAGLVCGFSCTYADEDPVYGALLDNLHVQAEQKGQGIGTILIKSAARWVYTKNPQSGFYLWVLKQNTSAQKFYAHLGGVNRELVTHETADGGSSEAYRYVWPDLTKLI
- a CDS encoding zinc-binding dehydrogenase translates to MKAIYLEGIHQPVQLIDAPVPTAGPGEVLIKLQAASLNHRDVFVQQGLYPGIKLPVILGSDGAGVVVDTGEGVDSDWQGQAVIINPAMNWGDNPKFYGADFQILGMPTNGTFADFVVVSSRYIHHKPQHLTFEQAAALPLAGLTAWRALMTKAGLNQRGGNEPEKVLITGIGGGAALYALQFAVAVGAEVWVTSGSDEKLEKAKEIGATGGVNYRQDDWHKTLLTQVGAGKSGYFDVIIDSAGGSGFAKLIDVAAPGGRIAFFGGTTGAITNISPPKVFFKQLSIFGTTMGTESEFADMIKLVNDQQIVPVLDEVFPLAAIETAMTKMETGKQFGKIILSIDS
- a CDS encoding aminotransferase class I/II-fold pyridoxal phosphate-dependent enzyme, producing MATLMHSVAQLVSERLAVYKHRGLLRQLRTADGLVDFCSNDYLGFARSAELKAAIQKMDKAQKRARIGATGSRLLAGQTTLANVVEEELARFYGTEAALIFNSGYDANLGLLSCLPRKGDTLLTDELIHASMIDGARLSYATRHRFRHNDLQDLEDKLKQTNESPLEGQVFVAVESIYSMDGDAAPLCEIADLCDRYHAALIVDEAHATGLYGSNGEGLVAALGLQDRVFARVHTFGKALGVHGAAVVGPTVLRDYLINFARPFIYTTALPPHSLLAIRCAHVYVTTNTANRTQLYKRLTYFRQRVSELLPDATWTNSQSPIRCLLVPGNDSARYVASEAQAIGLDVRAILSPTVPVGQERLRLCIHSFNTNEEIDQLLTILQKTLLG
- the bioD gene encoding dethiobiotin synthase; its protein translation is MSHQIIVAGIGTEIGKTVASAVLVEALKADYWKPIQSGELTNSDTDVVRGLVSNPTSQFHPEAYRLTQPLSPHAAAEIDGVTIDLTEIILPETDQNLIIELAGGLMVPLNNHDLTIDLVKNLGLPVILVSRNYLGSINHTLLSVEACRSRNIPLLGILFNGPTVEATESFILSYTGLPCLGRIGQEEVMNKEVILKYASLLSQIDL
- a CDS encoding aminotransferase class IV; translated protein: MHYGYFNGTIAPTDQLAVGVTDLSLLRGYGLFDYFLTYNGRPFQWDWYWERFQNSASRMHLPLPIGKDETYAILLDLIERSGGVDVAFRFVMTGGYSADSISIERPNLLILTESIHPVPPIQYEKGIKVILDEYVREMAEVKSTDYKRVILMAQAIKSAGASDLLYQKGGEISELSRSNFFIVKGDRLITPNRHILHGITRRTILQLAQNDFQIEERPVLLSELYDASEAFTTSSTKKVLPIVQIGELTVGDGNPGPTAKFLLERFDELIKTW
- a CDS encoding malate synthase, giving the protein MNDQAISIRDNLQDIYKDVYTTEALTALSALAHFNTRIKDVMATRMQRRATRQQSQTRINFLDAASTIPGTAITVQDARNGNFDGAVIPADLQRQWIQGTGPAAKPNAPVENSIRNVAYALLSGADGWMFDGEDALGQITTMSLDNQRNLKLAIHKDPLFLKVAEQVASEMNRWAKSFLGRETIADWKTQLDFTTKIFRARGLHLDDRHIRDANGVAIAASIVDATLYVVNNYKALQEAGSSIVLYLPKIQTAEEAGVWNELLSALENHVGLEIGAIKVYVLVEQLEATHQLMEIRAVLGKHFVGFNTGRWDYINSVSDAMAWDKTFINPNIEAITMTYGYMRNYEDRVRRAVNTPDKNGNFALWQGGMEPNIPVGSEEGVSASMKKAVAGAEREQREGASGKWVAHWKMVQIVRPVWEKIGAANQLGREFPRLTYTQQDADGLILIEPAPTDIRGARNLLSVALQYGNAFGQGMQAAALKPADFFGNDDILYLMEDMATGEIRLSILWEWMHKGAILTEDDLETGTKAGAVFSEALYQKLLDQEYDKLLKAANKDVYDASKTTTLPIAREIADVYMVSEVKPPWFIDLLNINLNNTDLAIAKQRIRLYMDTLINQGTRITENLDFIC
- a CDS encoding glycoside hydrolase family 9 protein, translating into MSVGKGVVYSLLLANLLAIVSNAQSLSESIRLNQLGFYPNAPKVAVVLGDVSGPFQVTTPDGKKVLFSGMLSQSRQNTISGKTTRTADFSAFHTTGTFVLAIPGLGQSYPFAIRPNVHRTLAIGALKGFYYQRASISLPEPYAGQWHRPAGHSDTHVLIHPSAASATRPAGTTISSPGGWYDAGDYNKYIVNSGITMGTLLSLYEDFPDFCRTIKINIPESKNNLPDLLDESLWNLRWMLTMQDPTDGGVYHKLTNARFDGMIMPDKADKDRYVVQKSSTATLDFAAVMAQASRVLRPYDRELPGLADSCLTAAVRAWQWAKQNPNARYDQNAMNGQFDPDVVTGGYEDRDASDEWIWAAMELYLTTKDDTYYTAVNLFPDEKTPLPSWPQVRTLAYYSFARLAKNLTPIGQKDLPQLTNRLIQFANQLREGVDKQAFQTVMGKSASDYIWGSSAVAANQGIALIQAYRLTNDRTYLDAALSNLDYLLGRNATGYSFVTGFGSKTPQHPHHRPSVADGIEAPVPGLLSGGTNANAARQDKCTGYTTTVADEVYLDDACSYASNEIAINWNAPLVYLATAVEALQKKANYSALQK